One segment of Sulfobacillus thermosulfidooxidans DSM 9293 DNA contains the following:
- a CDS encoding S41 family peptidase: protein MRFPKWGLWLSATLVLMAGSSVGTWYWLTQVEPGVRIPASMRNNKEFAQFVQTYQLIRSKTIWSNSPHQLLVGAINGMVGTLHDQFSNYLSPSSTKNFNALLNPTFTGIGIEVEPEAHDLRIMQVFSHSPAALAGLKPGELIVDVNHTSVASMNPIQALSRIRGPVNTYVTLTVEDHNQLQTHRIEREKIALPTVFSQMMPHHIAYMNITEFGNNTGQEATQQWHQLLRQGARGLLLDLRNNPGGEVSQALQVANLFVPKGPVVTLKFKNPEQDQTLNSDGPGTSVPIVVLVNGQTASAAEILSAAIQERQGGLLVGTRTYGKGIVQQVLSLPGHAALKLTVARYYTPNGQYIEHVGLAPNVYDPEPIDVVPSNNPNQDPQLQKAITVLLQHMAHR, encoded by the coding sequence ATGCGTTTTCCCAAATGGGGTCTTTGGCTGAGCGCGACACTCGTGTTAATGGCGGGATCCTCAGTCGGAACTTGGTATTGGTTAACCCAAGTCGAACCAGGCGTCCGTATTCCTGCCAGCATGCGGAACAACAAGGAATTCGCGCAATTTGTCCAAACGTACCAATTAATTCGGAGTAAAACCATTTGGTCAAATAGTCCCCATCAATTATTAGTCGGTGCAATTAATGGGATGGTGGGGACTTTACATGATCAATTCTCGAATTATTTGTCGCCCTCTAGCACGAAGAATTTTAATGCATTGCTTAATCCAACATTCACCGGGATCGGAATCGAGGTCGAACCCGAGGCCCATGACTTGCGTATTATGCAAGTCTTTTCGCATTCGCCAGCGGCGTTAGCGGGCCTCAAACCGGGCGAACTGATTGTGGATGTCAACCATACTTCAGTGGCCAGCATGAATCCCATCCAAGCCCTAAGCCGGATTCGAGGACCGGTGAATACGTATGTGACTTTAACGGTAGAAGATCACAATCAACTTCAAACACACCGGATTGAACGGGAGAAAATCGCGTTACCCACGGTGTTTAGTCAAATGATGCCACACCATATTGCCTATATGAACATCACAGAATTCGGCAATAACACGGGGCAAGAGGCTACTCAACAGTGGCACCAGTTACTCCGCCAAGGTGCGCGGGGATTACTATTGGATTTGCGCAATAACCCAGGAGGCGAAGTGTCTCAAGCCTTGCAAGTGGCCAATCTGTTTGTTCCCAAAGGTCCTGTGGTGACTTTAAAATTTAAAAATCCAGAACAGGACCAAACTCTCAATTCGGACGGGCCGGGGACATCTGTTCCCATCGTGGTACTGGTCAACGGGCAGACTGCATCCGCCGCAGAAATATTGTCGGCAGCTATTCAAGAGCGGCAGGGTGGTCTTTTAGTCGGAACGAGAACATATGGCAAGGGCATTGTGCAACAGGTCTTATCCTTGCCCGGACATGCCGCGTTAAAACTGACGGTGGCGCGCTATTACACACCCAATGGTCAGTACATTGAGCATGTGGGGCTCGCCCCGAATGTCTATGATCCTGAACCCATTGATGTGGTGCCATCTAATAATCCCAACCAGGATCCCCAATTGCAAAAAGCCATCACGGTTCTCCTTCAGCATATGGCACATCGGTAA
- the uvrB gene encoding excinuclease ABC subunit UvrB: MGVFQLVSPYEPQGDQPKAIDALVRGIQQNFSQQVLLGVTGSGKTFTMANIIARVNRPTLVMAPNKTLAAQLAGELKAFFPHNAVEYFISYYDYYQPEAYVPQTDLYIEKDSQINDEIDKLRHSATSALLERPDVIIVASVSCIYGLGSPEDYRELVLSLRVGMERERDSILRKLVEIQYDRNDVNFVRGKFRVRGDVIEIFPANQSEQAIRVEMFGDEIERIREFDPLTGEIIGDRDHVAIYPASHYVMGQDRLRPAILSIQQELDERLKELKDLGKDLEAQRLEQRTRYDLEMLEEVGFCSGIENYARHFTGRPPGAPPYTLLDYFPHPFLTIIDESHVTVPQIRGMYAGDISRKTTLVEHGFRLPSALDNRPLRFDEFLHSIDQVIYVSATPGPYELQVAEQVVEQIVRPTGLVDPPIVVKPTTGQIDDLLAEIRQRVLKSQRVLVTTLTKRMAEDLTEYLRENQVRVRYLHSDIDALERMAIIRDLRLGEFDVLVGINLLREGLDLPEVGLVAILDADKEGYLRSVTSLVQTIGRAARNLEGQVIMYADKITDSMRKAIDETDRRRAIQKEYNEIHHITPKGIVKEVRDVIQATKAVDETTDSGKSIKEMTLRERMELARKLRKEMKEASRNWEFERAAMLRDMLMELENERPIKAVSGGKKKDHG; this comes from the coding sequence ATGGGCGTATTTCAATTAGTCAGTCCCTATGAACCTCAGGGTGACCAACCCAAAGCCATTGATGCCTTGGTGCGCGGCATTCAACAGAATTTCAGTCAGCAAGTTCTATTGGGTGTTACGGGTTCAGGCAAGACTTTTACCATGGCGAATATCATCGCGCGTGTGAATCGGCCGACGTTGGTCATGGCGCCAAACAAAACCTTAGCCGCACAATTAGCGGGAGAGCTCAAAGCCTTCTTTCCCCACAACGCGGTCGAGTATTTTATTAGTTATTATGACTATTACCAGCCGGAAGCCTACGTGCCTCAAACCGATCTGTATATTGAAAAAGATTCGCAGATTAATGACGAAATCGATAAACTGAGACACTCGGCGACCTCGGCCTTACTCGAACGGCCTGATGTCATTATTGTGGCGAGCGTGTCTTGTATCTATGGTTTAGGGTCTCCTGAGGATTACCGGGAATTGGTGTTGTCACTGAGGGTCGGCATGGAACGGGAACGCGATAGCATTTTACGCAAGTTAGTGGAAATTCAATATGATCGTAATGATGTCAATTTTGTCCGTGGCAAATTTCGTGTCCGCGGTGATGTCATCGAAATCTTTCCGGCTAACCAAAGCGAGCAAGCGATTCGTGTGGAAATGTTTGGGGACGAAATTGAACGCATTCGCGAATTTGATCCCCTTACGGGAGAAATCATTGGCGACCGGGATCATGTCGCGATTTATCCGGCGTCCCACTATGTTATGGGTCAAGATCGGTTAAGACCGGCCATTTTGAGCATTCAACAGGAATTAGACGAGCGACTTAAAGAATTAAAAGATTTAGGCAAAGATCTTGAGGCGCAGCGGTTGGAACAACGTACGCGCTATGATTTGGAAATGTTGGAAGAAGTCGGCTTTTGTTCAGGGATTGAAAATTATGCGAGGCATTTCACCGGGCGTCCTCCCGGTGCACCGCCGTACACACTCTTAGATTATTTTCCGCATCCCTTTTTAACCATTATTGACGAATCCCATGTCACCGTGCCCCAGATTCGGGGCATGTATGCCGGGGATATTTCGCGAAAAACGACCTTAGTCGAGCATGGATTTCGTTTGCCCTCAGCTTTGGACAATCGCCCGTTGCGTTTTGATGAATTTTTACACAGTATTGATCAAGTGATTTATGTATCAGCCACTCCCGGCCCTTACGAATTACAAGTGGCAGAACAAGTCGTGGAGCAGATTGTCCGGCCGACAGGGCTCGTCGACCCGCCTATTGTGGTAAAGCCCACAACAGGACAAATTGACGATTTGTTGGCGGAAATTCGTCAGCGTGTCTTGAAATCCCAGCGCGTGTTGGTTACGACTCTGACCAAGCGAATGGCGGAAGATTTGACCGAATACCTGCGAGAAAACCAGGTGCGGGTTCGTTATCTCCATTCCGATATTGATGCGCTCGAGCGGATGGCGATTATTCGTGACTTAAGGCTCGGGGAGTTTGATGTATTGGTGGGTATTAACTTGTTGCGGGAAGGACTAGACCTGCCCGAAGTGGGATTAGTGGCCATTTTAGATGCTGACAAAGAAGGCTATTTGCGGTCGGTCACGTCTTTGGTGCAAACGATTGGACGCGCTGCGAGAAACTTGGAAGGGCAAGTGATTATGTATGCAGACAAAATCACCGACTCGATGCGCAAGGCTATTGACGAAACCGACCGACGGCGTGCGATACAAAAAGAATACAACGAGATCCATCACATTACGCCTAAAGGCATTGTGAAAGAAGTGCGGGATGTCATCCAAGCGACAAAGGCTGTGGACGAGACAACCGATAGTGGTAAATCGATTAAAGAGATGACCCTGCGGGAACGGATGGAATTAGCCAGGAAGTTGCGGAAAGAAATGAAAGAAGCTAGCCGCAATTGGGAATTCGAACGAGCGGCTATGTTGCGGGATATGCTCATGGAACTCGAAAATGAGCGGCCAATTAAGGCCGTGTCGGGAGGGAAGAAGAAAGACCATGGCTAA